Proteins encoded together in one Rhizobacter sp. J219 window:
- the cadR gene encoding Cd(II)/Pb(II)-responsive transcriptional regulator gives MKIGELAAAAGCDVQTVRFYEREGLLDAPQRLASGYRHYEARHVSRLQFIRHCRALDIPLAEVRQLIGYAQTPHQSCHAVDALIGDHIGRVQRHIAALQSLEQQLAALRAECKGASSERACAILEAFMRAPSEHACACHPDAS, from the coding sequence ATGAAGATCGGTGAACTCGCCGCGGCGGCCGGCTGCGACGTGCAGACGGTGCGCTTCTACGAGCGCGAAGGGTTGCTCGACGCACCGCAGCGCCTGGCCTCCGGCTATCGCCACTACGAAGCACGGCACGTGTCGCGGCTGCAGTTCATCCGCCATTGCCGGGCGCTCGACATTCCGCTCGCCGAAGTGCGCCAGCTGATCGGCTACGCGCAGACGCCCCACCAGTCATGCCACGCGGTCGATGCGCTGATCGGCGATCACATCGGGCGGGTGCAACGCCACATCGCGGCACTGCAGTCACTCGAGCAGCAGCTCGCCGCGCTGCGCGCCGAGTGCAAGGGTGCCAGCAGCGAGCGTGCCTGCGCCATCCTCGAGGCGTTCATGCGTGCACCGTCAGAGCACGCCTGCGCGTGCCACCCGGACGCATCATGA